In Epinephelus lanceolatus isolate andai-2023 chromosome 13, ASM4190304v1, whole genome shotgun sequence, the following are encoded in one genomic region:
- the LOC144466596 gene encoding uncharacterized protein LOC144466596 translates to MMAEFRWIIMSLFLMLLFKFTAAAIEKYSLVGDEVTLSCENVTHDQDNCDSATWLFSDGGNTVTLFEHGKIHREAEAKSDRLSVTANCSLVIKKVTREDVGHYTCRQFRSGRQVSDSQVHLSVVTMTERQDTDRVIFFCSVWIYGHICTHTVKWLYEGNQNDLKTSQSTCSASVTFTTSDYNQKLKYSELLKCEVTDGHTKEVHQFTFSPPQSSGEKPGHDATTAATISSTTTESPSTTGNKWTSMTMSTSEMTNNTASENNQTKQDWWKFIVAVVGLAALIIITVAVIRCKRTKGNKTQMEENMADPEADVSYASISYTKNTGRKAKVRVDDDDGDEGDAVTYSTVKTPSSSSAGASADPRNLYATINKPTKLTEDKNNNWVVLDCSVWTYGQCPHTVKWLYESNQNDLETSQSTCSASVTFTTSDYNQKLKYYELLKCEVTDGYTKEVHQFTFSPPQSSGEKPGHDAATAASTTRRTTTTTDSPSTTGSNWTSMKRSTSEATNNRACENNNNQTTQGPWWFVSVGLAALIISVVTVNIWTRTKGNKTQMDENMEHIEDDEDEGTVNYENVRDTSASV, encoded by the exons ATGATGGCTGAATTCAGATGGATTATAATGTCTTTatttctgatgctgctgtttAAGTTTACAG cagcagcaatTGAGAAATATTCCTTAGTTGGAGATGAAGTCACTTTGTCTTGTGAAAATGTGACACATGATCAGGATAACTGTGACAGTGCTACATGGTTATTTAGCGATGGAGGAAACACGGTGACTCTGTTTGAACACGGGAAGATTCACAGAGAAGCTGAAGCTAAATCAGACAGACTGAGTGTTACAGCAAACTGTTCTCTGGTTATAAAGAAGGTCACACGTGAGGATGTTGGACATTACACCTGCAGACAGTTCAGATCAGGACGACAAGTTTCAGACTCTCAGGTTCATCTGTCTGTTGTTACCA TGACTGAACGTCAGGACACTGATCGGGTCATCTTCTTCTGCTCTGTGTGGATATATGGACACATATGTACCCACACAGTGAAGTGGTTGTATGAGGGTAATCAGAATGACTTGAAGACATCACAGAGTACATGTTCAGCCTCTGTGACATTTACAACATCTGACTATAATCAGAAGTTGAAGTATTCTGAGTTATTGAAATGTGAAGTGACAGATGGTCACACTAAAGAAGTTCATCAGTTCACCTTCAGCCCTCCTCAGTCCTCAGGTGAGAAACCAG GTCATGATGCAACAACAGCAGCCACAATATCATCAACAACAACTGAATCACCATCGACAACAGGAAATAAATGGACATCAATGACAATGAGCACATCAGAAATGACAAACAACACAGCATCTGAAAACaatcagacaaaacaag ATTGGTGGAAGTTTATCGTTGCGGTTGTGGGTTTAGCAGCACTTATAATAATCACTGTGGCTGTCATCAGATGCAAGAGAACTAAAG ggAACAAAACACAGATGGAGGAAAACATG GCTGATCCTGAAGCTGATGTTTCCTACGCCTCCATCAGCTACACCAAGAACACAGGCCGTAAAGCCAAG GTCcgtgttgatgatgatgatggtgatgaaggTGATGCAGTGACCTACAGCACTGTGAAaactccctcctcttcttctgctggAGCCTCTGCTGATCCCAGAAACCTCTACGCTACCATCAACAAACCAACCAAAT TGACTGAAGATAAGAACAATAATTGGGTCGTCTTGGACTGCTCTGTGTGGACATATGGACAGTGTCCACACACAGTGAAGTGGCTGTATGAGAGTAATCAGAATGACTTGGAGACATCACAGAGTACATGTTCAGCCTCTGTGACATTTACAACATCTGACTATAATCAGAAGTTGAAGTATTATGAGTTATTAAAATGTGAAGTGACAGATGGTTACACTAAAGAAGTTCATCAGTTCACCTTCAGCCCTCCTCAGTCCTCAGGTGAGAAACCAG GTCATGATGCAGCAACAGCTGCTTCAACAACAAGaagaaccacaacaacaacagattcACCATCAACAACAGGAAGTAACTGGACATCAATGAAAAGGAGCACATCAGAAGCAACAAACAACAGAGCATGTGAAAACAACAATAATCAAACAACACAAG GCCCATGGTGGTTTGTGTCTGTGGGTTTAGCAGCGCTCATAATAAGTGTTGTCACAGTCAACATATGGACAAGAACTAAAG ggAACAAAACACAGATGGATGAAAACAtg gagcACATTGAGGACGATGAAGATGAAGGTACAGTGAACTATGAAAACGTCAGAGAcacctctgcctctgtctga
- the LOC144466555 gene encoding uncharacterized protein LOC144466555: MMAEFRWIIMSLFLMLLFKFTAAATEKYSLVGDEVTLSCENVTHDQDNCDSATWLFSAQRNTVPLFEHGKIHRESEAKSDRLSVTAKCSLVIKKVTREDVGRYSCRQFRSGQLVSESQVYLSVVTSEYFHHNVFSSNCLVRTIY, translated from the exons ATGATGGCTGAATTCAGATGGATTATAATGTCTTTatttctgatgctgctgtttAAGTTTACAG cagcagcaactgAGAAATATTCCTTAGTTGGAGATGAAGTCACTTTGTCTTGTGAAAATGTGACACATGATCAGGATAACTGTGACAGTGCTACATGGTTATTTAGTgctcaaagaaacacagtgCCGCTGTTTGAACACGGGAAGATTCACAGAGAATCTGAAGCTAAATCAGACAGACTGAGTGTTACAGCAAAATGTTCTCTGGTTATAAAGAAGGTCACACGTGAGGATGTTGGACGTTACAGCTGCAGACAGTTCAGATCAGGACAACTAGTTTCAGAGTCTCAGgtttatctgtctgttgttACCAGTGAGTATttccatcataatgttttcagCTCAAACTGTCTTGTTAGAACAATATACTga